The window AGACGGGCTGAAAGCCATTTACTGTAAAGAACACCGAGCATACAAAAATGAGCCTTTCCTATAAGCAATGAGATGCATGGCTAGATGACTTGACAATCATAAaggttgatgataacatatattTGGTTACACTAGGGGCAACATCATGATTGATTTGCAATCTAAGATAAGTTTGACATCAGAAAACCTTTTGATAATTATTAGTAGAATGCACACAGCTAATCAaaggataatttttaaaaatatccaagaagttaaataatttattaaactccTTTATGATGAAGCAAACAACACCACACTTGGAGGGGTTTGGTCAAGCTTGATGAGCAATGAGAGTAGTAATTGCAATGGATAATCCAATAAGAGAACTTACATTCGAGCGAAGGATTGACATATTGTAAACTCAAATGAGCTGGTGAATCAGAGGATTAAGAAGGCTTTAGATGGCAAGCCAAgacaatttataataataaagcaTCGAAGagggggcctatatttcaaaccGAGGATGCATAACCCATAAACATTgcataaatgtttttgaatttttacagGAAAATCCATAATGAaattagttgaaaaataaataatgataacaaGGGATGTTGGTTTTAACCCTacaattagaaagaaaagaaaggaaatccTGCCATCAATAATTTCTTAGTTCTTTGGCATTGAAAAATGTTAAAATGTTCAAATCTCATGATCGAAAGTATCATGTCAAGCCTATAATCAAAgtgttttggatttaatcaagaTGCCTTTGGAAGTTCTAGGAAATCACCAGATTGATATTTCAGGTCAACTAAGTTGAAAACATAAATCGCTAAGATAATAGGATTTTACTAGAAAAGAGTTGCATAGGAGGATAATTGTGAGAATAATGTTcttctaaaaaacaaagattttggttctagttaaagaggATCACAAGAATAGGATCTCAGGTTAGTTGAGCTTCAGATAAAGATTGTGGTTCTGGTTAAAAAGGATCGCCAAATTAAGATCTCAAGTTAGTCGAGCTAAAGAtaaagattttggttctagttaacgGAGATCATAAAGattgggatctcaggttagccaagttgaaaacaaagattttgattttggttaaaggggataGCCAAATTGGGATCTTAAGTTAGCCGAGCTGAAGACAAATATTGTAGTTTTAGTTAAAGGGGGTCGCTAGATTGGGATTTCAGATTAGTCGAGTTGAACACAAAGATTATGGTTCTAGTTAAAAGGGATTGCTAAATTGGGATCTCGGGTTAGCCAAGCTGAAGACAAAGATTTTGGTTCCAGTTAAAGAGGATCATTAAATTAGAATCTCAGGTTAGCCAAGCTAAAGACaaagattttggttttgttgaAAAGGGATTGCAAGATTTAAATCTTAGGTTGGCCAAGCTAAATACCAAGATTCTAGTTCTGATTAAAAGGGATAACCAGATTGAAATCTCAAGTTAGTTGAGCTGaagataaatattataattctaGTTAAAGGGGGTTGCTAGATTGGGATTTCAGATTAGGTGAGCTGAACACAAAGATTATGGTTCTGGTTAAATTGGATTACCAAAttaggatctcaggttagccaaGTTCATGACAAAGATtgtggttctggttaaaagggatcAACAAATTAGAATCTCAGGTTAACCAAGCTAAAGACAAAGATTTTGGTTTTACTGAAAAAGGATTGCTATATTTAGATCTTAGGTTGAGCAAGCTAAAGACcaagattttggttctagttaaatgATTGCCAGattgggatctcaggttaaccaaGCTAAAAATAAAGGGTttgggttttggttaaagggaatctctagattgagatttcaggttaactGAAATATAAAACCAAAGTTTTAGTTGAAGGGAATTACTAAGATACAGGAGTTCAGGTCAActgaactgaaaaaaaaatcgctAAGATGACATAATTCATTCCCAATCAGGATAGTATTTGTCATGgcttaaatactaaaaaaaaactacaaatgtAGCTTGACGCTCAAGATTTGAAAGTAACTTGTACAAAATTGCTTGGGTAAATCGGAAGAAGAACTAGAAAAAATGATTACCTCAGAAATTACAACTCtcagcaattaaaaaaagagattgagAAGACATGAGGTATTCTATTTCAAAAAGCATGTAATGCATATGATTTAACCTCAACTTTGAAGAAGTGTTAATGCAAGATTCATCAATCAAGAGGAAAGGCGTTGAAATCTGCATCGGTGAACGAAAGTCAAGAAATGGTGAAGAAATCTCATCCAAATGGTATGGATAACTAAAGCCATAAAATAAGACACTCGTTTTAAGAGTTTACCTTGAAGggcattttcttttgatttttttagaaaagttttgAAGGATTTTGATGAAAATCCTAGTTTGAATTGCAAAATAGATAGGTCGcctgtgaaaatagaccaatttcaGGGAAGCATGAACGTTTGTTGaagttctttttaaaattcaaaaagggcaggtcgcccatgaaaatagaccaacttttgaatttcaaaatgagCAGGTCACCTGTGAAAATAGATCATTTTTAGAGAAGTATGGACATTTGctgaaattttttagaaatttaaggAGGGCAGGTCACCTATGAAAATaaactagtttttaaatttcaaaatggacaagTTGCCGTAAAAATAGACTAATTTTAGATAAGCATGGATGCTTGTTAAAGttctttttggaatttaaaaaggGTAGGTCATCCGTGAAAATATAccagttttttaatttcaaaatgagTAGGTCGCCTATGAAAATATGACCAATTTCAAGGAAGCATGGACGCTTGCTAAAGTtccttttgaaatttgaaaatggCATGTCGTTTGTGAAATAggctaatttttgaatttcaaaatggacagaTTGCCTATGAAAATAGTCCGATTTCAGGAAAGTATGGACCCTTACTGaagttctttttgaattttaaaaagggAGGTTGCCTATGAAAATAAaccagtttttgaattttaaaagcaaaGTCTTTGGATGAGTTGATCACCCAACAAGTCAGACAAACACTTTTTCTTTACATGCTCATTATGCAAAACCTTGATGAGATTTTGCTTCATAAGTATTGTTAAAAGAGAGTATCtattgttacctattttttaacttataacaaatcaataaaaaaaaatacaagagaatACACATGAAGAAAGCTCGAAAAATTGCTCAAGTTGGTGGTGAAGGACCAAAATGACAAGTGGAAAAGTAGAAGGATTAGAATGTACAAGATTGGTAAAATTAGTGACCCAATTCTAATTGACAAAAGAGCTATtcggtgaaaatatttttatttggggtaaagaaatataaatttttataagtaaGGACTTAATGAGGATTTTAGAAGGCTTAATCAATTTTACTAAGGACTTGATTGGAAGGAAAATCAGTTTTTTGGAATCAATTTGGgtgttaattggaagaaattgaagtttatgGATTGAAACTAGACTTTGGAAAGTTTGATtgatcaaatcaggggcttaattgtgaaaaaaaataaagtttcataGCCAATTATGGATTtgtttgaagaaattcaaaaccaaggaccaaatcgTAAAAGGTACGGGACTTCAAGggctgaaattgaccaaattaGGGGTcagattgaataaaattaaaagttttatggtcaattaagggttcaaatgaaaaaataaaaaaccaaaggcCAAGTTGAAAATGGTGTTAAACTCTAGGGCTGATGATTGAGTTTGGCAGAGTTGAAATTACATGAAATTCAGAGTTTAAGTGGCAATTATGGGTGCAATTAAAAGTAATTCGAAGAACATGGACTAAAACGAAATCTACTagatctcaaatttaaaatcctAATTTCTAGGGATTTAACATAGATGACGCATTGTTTACCTACCGTTGATCTCCTTCCTTAATAGTTTTGGATGATCGGGTTGACACTTTTCAAGAGCTCATTATGGAGTTCTAGGCGCTCGTTGGCACCATGAAAATGAAAGAAGTTTCCATGAAATTGGATGTTTACATCCCAATTCTTCCATATAAGCCTCCATCATCTTATACCTGATTAGCCATCACTACAATTTTAGATTCTAGGCTGATCGAGTTGGTATCGTTAGATAAATAAATGTGAAGCTACATACCTCTAAATTAAGTAAGGTTGgatacaaacaaaatatatacacCTCATCCACCAACTTCAAGTGGTTTTCGATGATGTTTACATCAGAGTTGCTACGACGAAGCCTCGAAAGTGGTCAACAAAGTCAGCTTAGACTGTGACACCTATTTTTCAAAACCCAcctatattttttcatgtgtttacaCTTAAGGCTTCTCAAATGATTCTTATCAATGGCTTTAAAACCTCCTTAAGATCAAAAGGCCAGAAATAACTCATTTCCCTCCAAGTCTAGCAAAACCAATACGTACCCCTAAAACCAAAACCACCATTGCAAAACTAGCCTAGTACAAGAGATTTTAGCTGTTAGCTTTTATCCATAACTctcttattttgataaaatgatTGAGCTTTAATCAATCTTTAAGGAAATCCaccaaaaaactagaaaaaaaccctataaataccactagaaatcaaagaaaaaaaaagagaaaagaggagaGAAATACTAAGAAAATACCCTAGTTGTAAAGGTTTATGAGCCTAGCATAAGGGTTTCTTCATCTTTGAAAGGGCCGCAAGTTTGTGAAAACAAAACTTTACAAAGGAAAGCAAAGAAGGGCGGTAGTAGTTCTAGGGGTTTGAAGGTACATTTTTTAACCTAAAAGTGGAGTCCATATGGCgtacttgatttgattttgatagtCATTTAGTTTGTATTTATGTTTAGAAGCATGGAAATATGTTTGAACTGTTTGAAAAGTAGAAAGGtgtttgttctttctttctttttgtagttttttattCTATGATTTGATGTTGTTCTTTGAGGCATTTTAGGTGTTTGACTTTTTTGATGTAATAAAAGCCTTCTAGttaagttagttttttaaacaataatgtTTTTGTTGTCTTAGTTTTGTTAATGCATTGATAAGCCAAGTTATTAATCCTGGATTTATAAGGTTTTGGTCATGaccaaaatatgttttgaaaataatttttaagttcaaattgcATGGATAAGcttgctatttttatttgccAGTAATGAGATTTCATACATGTTTTCcataatttgttgttttttgttgtttgttttgattCAAATGTATATGAATATGACAATGTGGTTTGTCTGAATAGAAAAGATTTGATTTCGAGGCTTGATATGCATTTCTGGGTTTGGCAGTAGGCTTATCAATTTCTGGGCAAAATCTAGGTTagtgttcttcatgttcttccCAAGAACATTGCTTTAGCTATGagtttttgatcttttttatttcatttctttgcaTCTTCACAATCGCATGACatcattcaaaaataatataaaatgtgttttatttGGTGTGTATATGACCaactctcttaaaaaaatattaaaaataaaaatatatggtgagttttaagatttttttatatgtacaaaaatatctttgcatgcgtttttggatttaataattagtttattaaatccatgagaacttaaccaatatttcaataaccctcaaaattttaattcataaaaattattggtCAACACCCTAGTATAAATGTTGGACCTATAGGTAGactgatatttaaatactagAAGTTGACTagaaaaattttagaattatttttagatattcaccaattttaattggAAGTATTTTTCAGCACAATATATGAATTGTGGAAAACCTTTTCGTTTTTTAGGATAGGTGAACCCTGTTAGGGAACCTACATGGACcattttcatatgaatttatcTTATTATACAAgctcataataaattcaaactaTCAGATTTATTCGCAAGAGTAAATCTTTATCCTAAGCTATAGACTGATCATCAGTTTAAAACtcatcaaaacctttaaatGTACAAAGATCatacaatgcagcttacctcgtAAAAGGTGCACTAGAGATGCTAATACCTTTTCTAGCTATAACTAATCATTTTTTCtacaattttttataagatCAGAACACCCAAATCTTCTAATAACCCTAAACTAAATAATTAGGTGGCGATTTCTTAACCCCCGGCACTACTTGTTTATATGcaacattttatataaaataatttagtaatttaaagtttaataatcTTTCAATCAACACCTGCCCAATCGTGATGAGTAAGAGACACGAATGTCGGTGCATGAATTAATCTTCTTACTGCACGCATCATTGAATATGTCATGCCGAAACAAATGATGTTCATGTAGAAATTGACCATAAATCTAGGTTTGAAAGGTCCTACATGACTGCGAAATGTTGGTATTAATAAACCATAGATATAACATCGCTGCATAAATTAAACTTCCCCTCTCTACCTAGCTCTCATCTCAAAATTGCTTGCGGAGTTCTCTACCACTGGCTTATCCATGACAAATATCTCTTCTTTTTGccttgtttttttcactttacttACCATCTTGAACCCCATATCTGCTTTGAAAAGTTGTGAGTTCCCAGCTATCTTTAACTTTGGTGACTCAAATTCGGATACAGGAGGATTCGTTGCTTCCTTCCCTCCTCTTAATTCTCCCTATGGAGAAACTTACTTTCAAATGCCGGCGGGGAGGTTCTCCGATGGAAGGGTGATTATAGATTTCGTCGGTAAGTTTCGAAACTTTAGTTCCAGCTTAGAATAAATTAGTATCATTGCCTAATTTATTAGTGGCCACATGAATAGACATTGACAAATCTTGTGAGATGATAGAACCGACTCTGACAAATAGATAGGTCTCTGAATAAGACATAGCAAGCGATCAGCCTCTCTTCTAAGAAACCCTTTACGTCTATAAAGGACAAGGAGGTGTGacgagccttttttttttcttttaaattttaaattttttattattattaaaaatattttttttatatattttaatattaaaaattattttttaaaaataaaaaaaattttatattagaattaCTATCACAGTTCCACATAATCTGATAACTTAGCAACACCGGTATAACATGTGTTGTTTGTTGATATGTATTGAAGACTTTGGTGGAGTTTAGTTGactgataattattattattattatttttgagaatttaattatttaaatttatgagAATTCTCCATACCACTTACACGTTTCACATTAATTTACATGAAATTTAATACGAAAAAATtgcttataaattatttttctttctgatATAGTGCTAATTAATGGTCAGGCCATAAGGATCCCTGAACACTTATTTTTCGTGGGTAGTCCCAACCGCCATTTacaaaatactataatttgagACTTGGAAGagtaatattcatttatttacatcttcttctattttttgtgGAGTTGttaatagaaatataaaaaaatcattttaatttaaaatttaaaattattaaataattattcaagatataagttatattattttagtgaaattttttttaatctgaaacTTGCATAAGCTCCTTACTATcctctatttaattttatcaaataaaataaaagtaataagaTTTTAACTCATAATTATTTGCTtagtaatattataatattatattaaaaaattattttaatttaaaaatgaaactccaaaatataatttaaaaaaataatgttttactgacaattgtatatatatatgttgtgaTGTATCAGCAAAGAGTTTGAATCTCTCATTTCTTAGCGCATACCTCGACTCTCTGGGGACCAACTTCACTGTCGGAGCAAATTTTGCCACAGCAGCATCCACCATTACATTGCCAGCTAGGATTATACCGGCCAATAATGGATTCAGTCCATTCTTCTTTCTAGTGCAATATAATCAATTCGTGCAGTTAAAGGACAGATCACAGTTGATTAGGAAACAAGGtaagcattaattaattaattaatcttcttATCTGGAATTTTTATGttcaattaattaagatataattGGCAATAAATTGAATTTCTCGTTAAGCCATGATCTATTTGTAGGAGGAGTATTTGCACGATTGATGCCCAAGGAGGAATATTTTCAAAAAGCTTTATACACATTCGATATTGGTCAAAATGATCTTGGAGCTGGATTTTTCGGAAATATGTCTGTTGAGGAAGTGAATGCATCTGTTCCTAACATTGTCAATACGTTCTTGACAAATGTTAAGGTAATAGGTTTCTATTCCCTTTTCCTCCCCAACATCTGTTATTCTGAGTTTCTGTACTTAGAATTCAATTTCAAAGTTTACTTTCTTAATCGTAATTTATAGTGTATGCTAATAATGTATACCGTTTCGGGTCAGTTATTTTAGTTGAAAATAAACTAGATTTTggttttctagaaaataaaagaatcagtTTAGCGGTTGAGTATCGCTCGACCAATTGGATTAAATGAATTGGTCGACTGGTTTAGAAATGATCAACTATTTAAGTCGGCAGAATACATTTATTGTTTAGATTATGATtgtctttttcttgtttgtttggaATTTAAAGTCTATAAATAAACTTGTAATTAAAAGCATAATTCAATAagtgtaaataaaaatacacaagaaaaaacacttaataagacttttttcctctcaaatcttctttttattatttagttttgttattgttttgttgtttataaacACCTACCACTAGGGGTGGAGAAAGGGGGTGGTAAGCAGGGGTTGGGCCgtacaagaaaattatttttccagcCCTTCCTTgataattcatatatttttagctaaaataataatacaactaAAATCTTACTCTCTCTAAATTTATCTTTTGCTCCGCCCCTGGCTACCACGCCTGCTTTTGTCCTATCAAATAATGTcaaagcttattttttattgtttgacgTAGCCAATACAAAATTTCCACTGATATCTGGATTATATCACTTTGGCAATCATTTTATCGCGTAGAAATATTATACACATCTAAAAGATCATAGTTACTTTGATGCAGAGCATATACAATTTGGGAGCGAGATCATTCTGGATTCACAATACAGGACCGATTGGTTGTCTTGGTTATGTTTTAGCCAATTTTCCTTCTGCTGAAAAAGATAGTGTTGGTTGCGCCAAGTCTTATAATGAAGTAGCTCAATACTTTAATTATGAGTTGAAAGAGACCGTACTTCAACTCAGGAAGGTTTTTCCTTCAGCAGCATTTACATACGTAGATGTCTATTCTGTGAAGTATTCTTTATTCAGTGAACCCAAAAAACATGGTATGTAAAACCCTATATTTTACtcgtatttattttaaaaaactgttcATATTTAATGTGGTTTCGTTTCATATTGTAGGATTTGAGCTTCCTCTTGTAGCATGTTGTGGCTACGGAGGCCTGTATAACTACAGTAGCAGTGCTGGATGTGGAGCAACAATTACAGTAAATGGCACCCAGATAACCGTGGGCTCATGTGATGATCCCTCAGTGCGAGTCGTTTGGGATGGAATTCATTACACCGAGGCCgccaacaaatttatttttgagcaaaTATCTACAGGAGCCTTTTCTGATCCTCCTATTCCTTTGAAGATGGCATGTCACAGGACTGTGGGTCAATATATAGGTATCAATCTATAGCTCATTATCATATAATCTAGGTGATAAATCTCAAAAAAGGTTGAATTATTCAATATGCTATGAATTGTACTATTCTCTCTCGTAAAAATACGAGATTTACGAATTATTTTCATGGTACATTTGTGTTCTTTGAAGAAGATGGAATACAACTCCCgacaaatttaattatttctcttTATTAAGTGTTTACATCGGGCAGCCATCTAGTCTTTCTCGATTGGCTTGATAGTGTATTAAGGTACAGGATGTTTGGAATAATAATGtttggaatttttaaaaatattttttatttaaaaatatattaaaataattttttatatatatattttaaaaattatttttgctaattaaaataatttaaaaatactaaaaaaaaatattaacgggaatcaaagataaaaaataaataacacctTAACATCCGGTGTTCCATGTTGCTGTGGGTATTTCTGTGAAGTTGTTCTGTGCTAGTCATTTCAATCCAAGAGGATTGTGTGTTCATAGCATGGTCCCTCCGATCTTGAGGAGTGGCTAAATTAAcctttcttctttatattttagagGTGACAATCTGAGCACACTTTCAATTAGTAATTAATCATTTCTTTGGTTAATGAAATTTTGAATCTAAATGggtaatccaaaaaaaaaagttttgaattttcaaaagtaatgctttttaaaatgaaattaaatctaTTGGTAACTTAATTATTAACACAAAGTGTTAAATCTTCTTGCTGATGAGTGAAGCCGGTGTTGGtttctcaaaatatatatataacaaaaattgaaaattgaaaattttttaaggTCCCAGAAATCTTACTAGACAAATCTATCTATAGTTATTTAGGATTTATATAaagattatataaaaatcatatatattttttactttgaataatTACTTCAAGATTGGATTGTTAGAAATCAGAAGTCATCTAAGTATTCGGCCTTTAATAATAATCTACAAAAATTATTAgtgaaaaattttctaaatcatTTTAGGAGAGATAGATTTTATACATTTGAGTActagctcttttcttttgtgtttaagtatttttgtattgtaataaaaataagaggcatatcATTCTCTttataagaaaatctaaaaaccctataaatggtaaaatataaaattttcccttcaataatattacatatattattttaaaataattttaaaaatttattcaatcaagtttcttcttgattttttcttggtctaaaattataatccactatattaattacatttcaattctcaatttttgaaacttatttaaaatcaaGTCACACTATATTAATaattccattttaatttctaaccaatattttttatgtatgtgacccattaggttttctaataaattgactcaaatataaatcataattctaagtaaaataggattaaaataattaatttattatcaattaaataattaattgatttatatttgaagatcaagtacaatatCTAGCAACATATTATGAtctcttaaatattaaaaaatttataagtggtttgactttaCTTTTTAGTCATACTGttcttagtgtaattattatcactTCATCAAGTATGTTCTGATTTAAACATTATAGCATGAA is drawn from Populus nigra chromosome 5, ddPopNigr1.1, whole genome shotgun sequence and contains these coding sequences:
- the LOC133693964 gene encoding esterase-like, coding for MTNISSFCLVFFTLLTILNPISALKSCEFPAIFNFGDSNSDTGGFVASFPPLNSPYGETYFQMPAGRFSDGRVIIDFVAKSLNLSFLSAYLDSLGTNFTVGANFATAASTITLPARIIPANNGFSPFFFLVQYNQFVQLKDRSQLIRKQGGVFARLMPKEEYFQKALYTFDIGQNDLGAGFFGNMSVEEVNASVPNIVNTFLTNVKSIYNLGARSFWIHNTGPIGCLGYVLANFPSAEKDSVGCAKSYNEVAQYFNYELKETVLQLRKVFPSAAFTYVDVYSVKYSLFSEPKKHGFELPLVACCGYGGLYNYSSSAGCGATITVNGTQITVGSCDDPSVRVVWDGIHYTEAANKFIFEQISTGAFSDPPIPLKMACHRTVGQYIGINL